The Micromonospora sp. NBC_01740 genome includes a window with the following:
- a CDS encoding GOLPH3/VPS74 family protein, with protein MREDRLLIADEFFLITHNDSRGKAKLHPTATGLGLAAGLLGELVLRGHATVSAGLVTVLDRRPPADALAHTVLDQLVGETQQHPVRTWLSFLAQTATTSVGERLVRAGVLRRQETRRLLRTTVSYLPIDLNAVAWPATRLRALLDRPEPPSVPDGTLLGLVVAAGLSREVLWSASPRAHHRLGVLIPALPPPLRELVAHTEAAVGAAVLRGVG; from the coding sequence GTGCGGGAGGACCGGTTGCTCATCGCCGACGAGTTCTTCCTGATCACCCACAACGACAGTCGGGGCAAGGCGAAGCTGCACCCGACGGCGACCGGTCTCGGCCTCGCCGCAGGGCTGCTCGGTGAACTGGTCCTACGTGGACACGCCACCGTCTCCGCCGGGCTCGTCACGGTGCTCGACCGTCGCCCGCCGGCGGACGCGCTGGCGCACACCGTGCTGGACCAGCTGGTCGGTGAGACGCAGCAGCATCCGGTGCGTACCTGGCTGAGCTTCCTGGCGCAGACCGCCACCACCTCGGTGGGCGAGCGGCTGGTCAGAGCGGGGGTGCTGCGCCGGCAGGAGACCCGGCGGCTGCTGCGCACCACCGTCAGCTACCTGCCGATCGACCTCAACGCGGTGGCCTGGCCGGCCACCCGGCTGCGCGCCCTGCTCGACCGGCCGGAACCGCCGAGCGTGCCCGACGGGACGCTGCTGGGTCTGGTCGTCGCCGCCGGGCTGAGCCGCGAGGTGCTGTGGAGCGCCAGCCCCCGGGCACACCACCGGCTGGGCGTGCTCATCCCGGCGCTGCCCCCGCCACTGCGGGAACTCGTGGCGCACACCGAGGCCGCCGTCGGCGCCGCCGTGCTGCGCGGCGTCGGCTGA